In a genomic window of Nitrospira sp. ND1:
- a CDS encoding cupredoxin domain-containing protein, giving the protein MSMMEWIVIIGGISSIAWINWYFFLARQPVSNAGIDGEGVQEVAIVVEGGYHPAVVSVKRDRPVRLVFDRRERSGCSEEIVFPDFGVRKFLPAFRKTTLELTPAQTGNFEFTCGMSMLRGRLIVQD; this is encoded by the coding sequence ATGAGCATGATGGAATGGATCGTCATCATCGGCGGCATCTCCTCAATCGCCTGGATCAATTGGTATTTCTTTCTGGCCCGACAGCCGGTGTCGAACGCCGGGATCGACGGGGAGGGAGTCCAGGAGGTTGCCATTGTGGTTGAAGGCGGCTATCACCCAGCCGTCGTAAGCGTCAAGAGGGACAGGCCGGTCCGGCTCGTCTTCGACCGCCGAGAACGGTCAGGTTGTTCTGAAGAGATCGTCTTTCCGGATTTCGGGGTCCGCAAGTTCTTGCCCGCCTTCCGAAAGACCACGCTCGAGCTGACGCCGGCACAGACAGGCAATTTCGAGTTCACCTGCGGGATGAGCATGCTGCGCGGTCGGCTCATCGTGCAAGACTGA
- a CDS encoding sigma-70 family RNA polymerase sigma factor: MNKRNPSEPQGEGFFTASNATPEPHLNDMIQRLLEHEFAFRVFLRRRVGDETLAEDLLQQSLIRAVQSHHSVRNDESVVAWFYKIIRHTLIDYYRSKGAEARRNEAFLQELTLSGDDKEPPLDEVKATVCTCLQRLLPKLPSNYAALIRRIDLEDESPKCVAEELKISQNNLTVRLHRARQALRASLEQSCGVCSKHGCLNCTCE; encoded by the coding sequence ATGAATAAGAGGAACCCATCAGAACCACAAGGCGAGGGTTTCTTCACCGCCTCGAACGCGACTCCGGAGCCTCACCTGAACGACATGATCCAACGGCTTCTAGAGCATGAGTTTGCGTTCCGAGTGTTTTTACGCCGTCGTGTCGGTGACGAGACTCTGGCGGAGGACTTATTGCAACAAAGCCTCATCCGAGCCGTTCAAAGTCACCATTCCGTACGAAATGATGAAAGTGTGGTGGCCTGGTTCTATAAAATCATTCGCCACACACTCATCGACTATTATCGGTCGAAAGGCGCAGAAGCTCGCCGCAATGAAGCCTTTCTCCAAGAACTGACTCTCTCCGGAGACGATAAGGAGCCTCCACTCGATGAGGTAAAGGCCACCGTCTGCACCTGCCTCCAACGTCTGCTTCCAAAGCTGCCTTCGAACTATGCCGCGCTCATCCGGAGAATCGATCTCGAGGACGAATCTCCGAAATGCGTCGCAGAGGAGTTAAAGATTTCTCAAAACAATCTCACGGTTCGTTTGCACCGAGCCCGTCAAGCCTTGCGCGCCAGCCTGGAACAGTCCTGCGGCGTCTGCAGCAAGCACGGCTGCCTGAATTGCACCTGCGAATAA
- a CDS encoding heavy metal translocating P-type ATPase, which produces MPTTTPLVLIEKRNRTDTDETGTNAATTREKVTIPVKGMTCAACQARVQRALQAKPGVLDASVNLMLKSAVVTYDPTATSPMVLVEAIRETGYGAELAAQDQTAFDEQEAQDRAQEEEYRELRHKALVSGSIGVLAMTLSMPLMGAAEADVHGPVADPFMRWAMESMTPVIRAGAPWLYTFTPWVLSYALLTLTLLVMGWAGRHFYVRAWSAFRHHSADMNTLIAVGTGAAFLYSVLATVVPEFFLSRGVLPDLYYEAVIMIIALILTGNALEARAKRQTSAALRRLMELQPNTARVVRAGAEVDIPVNEVQGDEIVVVRPGERIPVDGAIISGTSAVDESMVTGESLPVEKQPGDRLIGGTINRTGAFQYRATTLGADSVLAHIVKLMREAQGSRAPIQKLADQVSGIFVPIVLSLAIATFVIWFVTAGQAPAVRAFAAAVAVLIIACPCAMGLAVPTAVMVATGKGAEGGILIKGGEALQRAGQINTVVLDKTGTITEGRPTVTDVVPVLGTEWSEKDLVRLVASIETSSEHPLAEAIVRYANEQSLPLATADSFQSVTGRGATGVVDGAALAVGNEALMADYAVDLIATKEEAERLAGEGKTPMYIAINGKLAGVIAVADPIKPTSREAIQRLNRLGLTVVMLTGDHQRTAEAIARQAGIDRVVAGVLPEGKVAEVRRRQQAGEVVAMVGDGINDAPALAQADVGFAIGTGTGTDIALEASDVTLMRNDLHGVASAILLARRTMRTMKQNLFWAFVYNVVGIPVAAGILYPAFGILLSPILASAAMAFSSVSVVTNSLRLRRARVA; this is translated from the coding sequence ATGCCGACCACGACTCCCTTGGTGCTGATAGAGAAACGGAACCGGACAGATACGGACGAAACCGGAACCAATGCAGCGACCACCCGTGAGAAGGTCACGATTCCCGTGAAGGGCATGACCTGCGCCGCCTGTCAGGCGCGGGTACAACGGGCGCTACAAGCAAAACCTGGCGTCCTCGACGCCTCAGTGAACCTCATGCTGAAGAGCGCCGTCGTCACGTACGATCCCACGGCGACCTCCCCCATGGTCCTGGTCGAGGCGATTCGCGAGACCGGGTATGGCGCAGAACTTGCCGCGCAGGATCAGACCGCGTTCGATGAACAGGAGGCCCAGGATCGGGCGCAGGAGGAAGAGTATCGGGAACTCAGGCACAAGGCGTTAGTGAGTGGAAGTATCGGTGTGTTGGCCATGACACTGTCCATGCCGCTCATGGGGGCTGCCGAGGCGGATGTCCATGGACCGGTTGCCGATCCGTTCATGCGATGGGCGATGGAATCAATGACCCCCGTCATACGTGCCGGCGCTCCCTGGCTCTATACGTTCACCCCATGGGTGTTATCCTACGCGCTGCTGACGCTGACCCTGCTCGTCATGGGGTGGGCGGGGCGGCACTTCTACGTGCGCGCCTGGTCCGCCTTCCGACATCACTCGGCAGACATGAACACACTCATCGCCGTGGGCACAGGGGCAGCCTTCCTCTACTCCGTATTGGCGACTGTGGTGCCGGAGTTCTTCCTGAGTCGAGGCGTGCTGCCGGACCTCTATTACGAGGCGGTGATCATGATCATTGCGCTGATCCTGACCGGCAATGCGCTGGAGGCGCGGGCCAAACGACAGACTTCTGCGGCCTTGAGGCGTCTGATGGAACTCCAACCGAACACCGCGCGGGTGGTACGGGCCGGCGCTGAGGTCGACATCCCCGTGAACGAGGTCCAGGGGGATGAAATCGTGGTCGTGCGACCGGGAGAACGCATTCCTGTAGATGGAGCCATCATTTCGGGGACGAGCGCGGTCGATGAATCGATGGTGACGGGCGAATCATTGCCGGTCGAGAAACAGCCCGGGGATCGCCTCATTGGTGGCACGATCAATCGGACCGGCGCCTTCCAGTATCGCGCGACGACGCTGGGGGCGGACAGCGTCCTGGCCCACATCGTCAAGCTGATGCGTGAGGCTCAGGGTTCACGGGCACCGATCCAGAAGCTCGCCGATCAGGTCAGCGGGATCTTCGTGCCGATCGTGCTGTCACTCGCGATCGCGACGTTTGTGATCTGGTTTGTTACCGCTGGCCAGGCGCCGGCCGTACGCGCGTTTGCCGCAGCAGTCGCGGTCTTGATCATTGCCTGCCCCTGCGCGATGGGACTTGCCGTGCCGACTGCCGTCATGGTGGCGACCGGCAAGGGAGCCGAAGGGGGTATTTTGATCAAGGGCGGCGAGGCGTTGCAGCGGGCCGGCCAGATCAACACCGTCGTGTTGGATAAGACCGGCACGATCACCGAGGGGCGACCGACCGTCACGGACGTGGTACCGGTTTTGGGCACGGAGTGGTCCGAAAAAGATCTCGTACGGCTTGTCGCCTCGATCGAGACCTCCTCTGAACATCCGCTGGCTGAGGCGATCGTGCGCTATGCAAACGAGCAGTCGCTGCCCCTGGCGACGGCAGACTCCTTCCAATCGGTCACGGGACGGGGAGCAACTGGCGTGGTAGATGGTGCCGCGCTTGCCGTCGGCAATGAGGCGCTCATGGCCGATTACGCGGTGGATCTCATCGCAACGAAAGAGGAGGCGGAACGTCTAGCCGGCGAGGGGAAAACGCCGATGTATATCGCGATCAACGGGAAGTTGGCGGGGGTGATCGCCGTAGCCGATCCGATCAAGCCCACATCCCGTGAGGCCATTCAAAGGCTGAACCGACTGGGGCTCACGGTGGTGATGCTGACCGGGGATCATCAACGCACCGCAGAGGCCATCGCACGGCAGGCCGGGATCGACCGCGTGGTCGCTGGGGTATTGCCGGAGGGCAAAGTGGCCGAAGTCCGACGCCGTCAGCAGGCGGGAGAGGTCGTCGCGATGGTGGGCGATGGCATCAACGATGCTCCAGCCCTGGCGCAGGCCGATGTCGGGTTCGCGATCGGCACCGGCACCGGCACCGATATCGCCCTAGAAGCGAGCGATGTGACGTTGATGCGGAACGATCTCCACGGCGTCGCGTCGGCTATTCTTCTGGCCAGGCGAACGATGCGGACGATGAAACAGAATTTGTTCTGGGCATTTGTCTATAACGTCGTCGGCATTCCAGTAGCGGCCGGCATTCTCTACCCGGCCTTCGGTATTCTGCTCAGCCCCATTCTCGCCAGTGCGGCCATGGCGTTCAGTTCAGTCAGCGTGGTGACGAACAGCCTGCGGCTCCGGCGTGCGCGGGTGGCGTGA
- a CDS encoding efflux RND transporter periplasmic adaptor subunit codes for MSRRPLYIGLALLLTVWLAITWWWTTRDSLPAPPKTQPEAVPTHEAMPGMEHPGDKPASKAQGGEDLLSQSPDLTSRPVTIAPERLQTIGVKFEEAARRPLETIIRTVGRVEIDERRLARVNLKFAGWIDELFVSAIGDHVKKGQSLFTIYSPDIVATQEEYLLALQSIKELGQSEFPEVSRGAKDLLEATRRRFQLWDITPDHIRDLEQTGKVLRTLPMHSPITGTVIRMEARKGTYVSPGTELYMIADLTHIWILGDIYEYELPFITIGQGATVTLSYDPRTKLHGRVEFIYPTLDPKTRTAKVRFELENPGEKLKPDMYANVELKVPLGTRLAVPRDAVIESGERELIFIHHGGGKLEWRSVKLGVSAGDWVEVVEGLKEGDHIITSANFLIDSESQLKAAVGGMAGMPGMKMKD; via the coding sequence ATGAGTCGTCGGCCACTATATATCGGCCTGGCGCTGCTGCTGACTGTGTGGCTTGCTATTACGTGGTGGTGGACCACCCGGGATTCCCTGCCGGCCCCTCCCAAGACGCAACCTGAGGCCGTGCCGACCCATGAGGCCATGCCTGGTATGGAACATCCAGGGGACAAGCCGGCGTCGAAAGCACAGGGGGGAGAGGACCTGCTCTCGCAGTCACCGGATCTGACGTCACGCCCCGTGACGATTGCCCCTGAGCGGTTACAGACGATCGGCGTAAAATTTGAGGAGGCCGCACGGCGCCCGCTCGAAACAATCATTCGCACCGTCGGCCGGGTAGAGATCGATGAGCGGCGCCTCGCACGTGTGAACCTTAAATTCGCCGGCTGGATCGACGAACTCTTCGTGAGCGCTATCGGGGACCACGTGAAGAAGGGGCAGAGCCTCTTTACCATCTACAGCCCGGATATCGTCGCCACCCAAGAGGAGTATCTGTTGGCCCTGCAGAGCATCAAGGAGCTCGGTCAAAGCGAGTTCCCTGAAGTGTCCCGCGGAGCCAAAGATCTGCTCGAAGCGACGCGGCGGCGGTTCCAATTGTGGGACATCACGCCGGATCATATCCGGGACCTCGAGCAAACGGGAAAAGTTCTCCGAACCCTGCCGATGCATTCTCCGATTACGGGGACGGTCATTCGCATGGAAGCTCGAAAGGGCACCTACGTCAGTCCCGGAACAGAGTTGTATATGATTGCCGATCTCACTCACATCTGGATCTTAGGCGACATCTATGAGTACGAGCTGCCCTTCATCACCATCGGCCAGGGAGCTACGGTCACGCTCTCCTACGATCCCCGCACCAAACTCCATGGCCGTGTGGAATTCATCTATCCGACGCTCGATCCCAAGACGCGAACGGCCAAGGTTCGATTCGAATTGGAGAATCCCGGTGAAAAGCTCAAGCCCGACATGTACGCCAACGTGGAGTTGAAGGTCCCGCTGGGGACACGCCTGGCGGTCCCACGCGACGCGGTCATTGAATCGGGGGAGCGCGAGCTGATTTTCATCCATCACGGAGGCGGCAAACTGGAATGGCGGTCCGTCAAGCTGGGCGTGAGTGCCGGGGACTGGGTGGAGGTGGTGGAGGGACTCAAGGAAGGCGACCACATCATCACGTCGGCGAACTTTCTGATCGACTCGGAGAGCCAGTTGAAAGCGGCTGTCGGCGGGATGGCGGGAATGCCGGGCATGAAGATGAAGGATTGA
- a CDS encoding cation transporter translates to MDELTLKITGMSCGHCVGQVTKALTRLDGVQVHSVKVGEAIVVYDPREIVPTEIILAMNEAGYEAQLVRRVA, encoded by the coding sequence ATGGACGAATTGACCCTGAAGATCACCGGGATGAGCTGCGGGCATTGCGTCGGACAGGTCACGAAGGCGCTGACCCGGCTCGACGGCGTGCAGGTGCACAGCGTGAAGGTCGGCGAGGCCATCGTCGTGTATGACCCGAGGGAAATCGTTCCCACGGAGATTATCCTGGCTATGAACGAGGCGGGATATGAGGCCCAGTTGGTCAGGAGGGTGGCATGA
- a CDS encoding carboxymuconolactone decarboxylase family protein: MTTDRESLFAELRRLSPQVTGGLLRMRQETYRDAAVAAKYKLLAAMVVSITIRCEPCIRAYVRMAYDKGVSQEELIEFLEVAMTMQGCPGEEWALKAYRVYKECLMGGPIGTTALCCEHGGSDA; the protein is encoded by the coding sequence ATGACAACAGACCGCGAGAGTTTGTTCGCGGAATTACGTCGCTTAAGTCCACAGGTCACCGGCGGCTTACTACGCATGCGCCAGGAAACCTATCGGGATGCGGCTGTCGCAGCCAAATATAAACTGCTGGCAGCAATGGTCGTCTCCATCACCATTCGTTGCGAACCCTGTATCAGGGCGTATGTGAGGATGGCCTATGATAAGGGTGTCTCACAGGAGGAACTGATTGAATTCCTCGAAGTGGCCATGACGATGCAAGGCTGTCCGGGGGAAGAGTGGGCGCTCAAGGCCTATCGCGTCTACAAGGAATGTCTGATGGGTGGGCCCATAGGCACGACCGCGCTGTGTTGCGAGCACGGAGGTTCTGACGCATGA
- a CDS encoding TolC family protein gives MKRSLVHSLSWVFSALTLSILGLTSLSVSGAQETGGVIRSDSAVHTAPGDDRVHLQSLIEELARQNPEIQAARERWEAAKAVVPQVQTLPDPKLQVGYQRMPMVEPLQGAMYGLAQEIPFPGKLRLRGEVATREAERFEQEYLATRLRLIARLKQAYFDLHFIHKGIEIVERNKQLLLQFEKTAKARYSVGQAAQQDIFRAQVEISRVLDRLAVLEQQKESLHAEINRLLNRPPAGPLGTPEEIHVTLLTVPLPDLSQRAEDFSPILRASVKGVERGEQAVSLARRQYFPDFDINALGLRNDRINDNGYQVMLGIKIPLWYETKQRQGVREAAAGLNSAREEFTATRQEVLFQVKDSFVQAQRAERLVMILRDAIIPQAALALRAAQSSYAVGKVDFLTLLNSLLTLQDSELELHGEMVSHEKAFARLEAITGGPLTGGVQEGTQGQ, from the coding sequence GTGAAACGATCACTCGTTCATAGCCTGTCGTGGGTCTTTTCTGCCCTCACACTCTCCATCTTGGGTCTCACCTCACTGAGTGTCAGTGGCGCACAAGAGACTGGTGGGGTTATACGCTCGGATAGCGCGGTCCACACGGCACCCGGTGACGACCGGGTTCATCTCCAGAGTCTCATCGAGGAACTCGCTCGGCAGAACCCGGAGATTCAGGCAGCGCGAGAGCGGTGGGAGGCAGCCAAAGCCGTCGTTCCCCAGGTGCAAACGCTCCCGGATCCCAAGCTTCAGGTCGGCTATCAACGGATGCCAATGGTGGAGCCGCTTCAAGGGGCCATGTACGGTCTTGCGCAGGAAATTCCATTCCCTGGCAAGCTGCGCCTCCGAGGCGAAGTCGCCACGAGAGAGGCGGAGCGGTTCGAGCAGGAGTATCTTGCGACGCGGCTCCGGTTGATCGCCCGGCTGAAGCAGGCTTATTTCGATCTCCATTTCATCCACAAAGGGATTGAGATCGTCGAGCGAAACAAGCAACTGCTGCTGCAGTTCGAGAAGACGGCCAAAGCCCGCTACAGTGTGGGGCAAGCAGCCCAGCAGGACATCTTTCGTGCCCAGGTAGAGATTTCCCGTGTCCTCGACCGTCTCGCCGTGCTCGAACAGCAAAAAGAAAGTCTGCACGCGGAGATCAATCGTCTCTTGAATCGTCCGCCTGCTGGGCCCCTCGGTACTCCCGAGGAGATCCATGTCACACTCCTGACTGTGCCGTTGCCGGACCTGAGTCAACGGGCCGAGGACTTCTCGCCTATCCTGAGAGCCTCCGTAAAGGGCGTGGAACGGGGCGAGCAAGCAGTTTCGCTCGCGCGGCGACAGTACTTTCCTGATTTTGACATCAATGCATTAGGACTGCGGAACGATCGCATTAACGACAACGGTTACCAGGTGATGCTCGGAATTAAGATTCCTCTCTGGTACGAAACGAAGCAGCGTCAAGGTGTGAGGGAGGCGGCTGCCGGTTTAAACAGTGCGCGCGAAGAGTTTACGGCCACGCGTCAGGAGGTCCTGTTCCAAGTGAAGGATTCATTCGTCCAGGCCCAGCGGGCGGAGCGGCTCGTGATGATCCTGCGTGATGCCATCATTCCACAGGCCGCCCTTGCTTTGCGAGCTGCGCAATCGAGCTATGCAGTCGGTAAAGTAGATTTCCTCACGCTCTTAAATAGTCTCTTGACGTTACAGGACAGTGAACTCGAGCTCCATGGTGAGATGGTCTCACATGAGAAAGCCTTTGCGAGGTTGGAAGCCATAACCGGTGGACCTTTGACTGGGGGAGTCCAGGAGGGAACTCAGGGCCAATGA
- a CDS encoding heavy metal-responsive transcriptional regulator, which translates to MATELTIGRLAKQVGVNVQTVRYYERRKLLPPTSRMPSGYRLYGNEALRRLQFIRNAQALGFTLREIAELLALRVASTARCGEVLEKARAKLVQVESKVDDLQALARALKSLIRACRVGRPTGHCPILMSLEDETQAGAKKGVAKG; encoded by the coding sequence ATGGCCACTGAACTGACGATCGGACGGCTCGCCAAGCAAGTTGGCGTCAATGTTCAGACGGTCCGATACTATGAACGGCGGAAGCTGCTCCCGCCGACCTCCCGCATGCCATCAGGCTACCGCCTCTACGGCAATGAGGCACTTAGGCGCTTACAGTTCATTCGAAACGCCCAAGCGCTCGGTTTCACGCTCCGCGAGATCGCTGAGTTGCTCGCCCTCCGGGTTGCCTCAACGGCTCGTTGTGGTGAGGTGCTGGAGAAAGCTCGGGCGAAACTCGTGCAGGTGGAATCCAAAGTTGACGACTTGCAGGCACTGGCCCGCGCGCTGAAAAGTTTGATCCGGGCTTGCAGAGTTGGCCGGCCCACCGGTCACTGTCCGATTTTGATGAGCCTCGAAGACGAAACACAAGCCGGTGCGAAGAAAGGAGTGGCAAAAGGATGA
- a CDS encoding CusA/CzcA family heavy metal efflux RND transporter, which yields MVAQIIEFSARNRFIVFLLVSAFSVVGLWAMWQTPIDALPDISDTQVIVYTTWPGRSPDLVEDQITYPIVTALLSTPKVTVVRGFSDFGYSYVYILFKDGTDIYWARSRILERLSQLSGRMPEGVTPQLGPDATGVGWVFQYALVDETGQHDLAALRSFQDWYLRYWIRAVEGVAEVASIGGFVRQYQVNLDPTKVLAYRLSLPSIVETIRQSNNDVGGRVVEFSGIEYLVRGRGYIKKVEDIEKIAVGVNENGTPILLRDVATVRLGPDMRRGLAELNGQGEVAGGIVVMRFGENALTVIERVKAKLKEIEPSMPKGMKVVTVYDRSDLIHESIATANESLLEELIVTGVFIIAFLLHVRSAIVPILTLPLAVLIAFIPMYLLEIGINIMSLGGIIVAIGDMVDAAIVMVDNAHKRLEDWERDGRKGERLQVLIDSAKEVGPPIFASVLVIAISFIPIFALEAQEGRMFKPLAWTNNLAIAMCAVLAITLVPACLPTFIRGKIFPEQKHPVSRSLQRLYAPLLRWTLVHRGTVVALAIGLLLSIVPVYQRMGSEFMPPLYEGTILYMPTTLPGLSVTEASRLLQMMDQKLRSFPEVEHVFGKAGRAETSTDPAPFSMMEVVVELKSKEQWRPGVSYEGLVDEMDRALQIPGVTNAWTMPIKARIDMLTTGVRTPVGIKIFGPDLKQIEQIGEHLEMVLKEVPGTRSVYAERVSGGYFLDFDINRDEIARYGLKLMDVGKIIETAIGGENIATTIEGRERYPINVRYLRELRDDPEKLKRVLVDTPTGAQVPLAQLATLQFLKGPPMVRDENGMLAGYVFLDMTGRDVGGYVEDLKRVVAAKVELPPGYTIAWSGQYEFMERAKARLKFVVPLTLIIIFVIFYFTFQSVAETCMVMVGVPLSLVGAVWYLSILGYNMSIAVWVGLITVVGTAAETSAVMLAYLDEACKRRKEAGGLRTLHDLIETVHRGAVERIRPMAMIGLVDVIGLFPVMWATGTGADVMKRIAAPQVGGVFSAMILTLFVIPPVYVMWRWWKERTVTQMSDAALPRTEEKEMTGRGVITVVVLVGAMVGLGCQATPKQTVLAAPAGTNAAATRHNDEGLQAYQQQQWESAKQHFDAAIAASPEFAEAHYNLGMTLYRLKAMQEGDAHFIKAANLAPGNKVIWDAPPLRGVKVPDKEVPGMSSDGHMHSH from the coding sequence ATGGTTGCACAGATCATCGAGTTCAGCGCGAGAAACCGCTTCATTGTCTTTCTGCTGGTCTCTGCATTCTCAGTGGTCGGACTCTGGGCGATGTGGCAAACACCGATCGATGCGTTGCCGGATATTTCCGACACGCAAGTCATCGTTTATACCACCTGGCCGGGGCGCTCGCCCGATCTCGTGGAAGATCAAATCACCTATCCGATCGTCACGGCGCTGCTGTCCACGCCCAAAGTCACCGTCGTCCGGGGCTTCTCGGATTTCGGCTATTCCTACGTCTACATTCTGTTCAAAGACGGCACGGATATTTATTGGGCCAGGTCGCGCATCCTCGAACGGTTGAGCCAACTCTCTGGCCGCATGCCGGAGGGGGTCACGCCGCAGCTCGGCCCAGACGCGACGGGCGTGGGATGGGTCTTTCAGTACGCCCTAGTCGATGAGACCGGCCAGCATGATCTCGCCGCCCTGCGCAGTTTCCAGGATTGGTATTTGCGGTACTGGATACGCGCCGTGGAAGGCGTGGCCGAGGTGGCCAGTATCGGCGGCTTTGTCCGGCAGTACCAAGTGAATCTCGATCCGACCAAAGTCTTGGCCTATCGCCTTTCTCTTCCTTCTATTGTCGAAACGATTCGACAAAGCAACAACGACGTGGGCGGCCGCGTCGTGGAGTTCTCCGGAATTGAATACTTGGTCCGTGGGAGAGGTTATATCAAGAAAGTCGAGGACATTGAGAAGATCGCTGTGGGGGTCAACGAAAACGGCACACCAATTCTGTTGCGCGACGTCGCGACGGTGCGACTAGGCCCCGACATGCGACGAGGACTGGCGGAGCTCAACGGCCAAGGCGAGGTCGCGGGCGGCATCGTCGTCATGCGGTTTGGCGAGAACGCCCTCACGGTGATCGAACGAGTCAAGGCGAAGCTCAAGGAGATCGAACCCTCCATGCCGAAAGGCATGAAGGTCGTCACGGTCTATGACCGGAGCGACTTGATCCATGAATCGATCGCCACGGCCAACGAAAGCCTGCTGGAAGAACTGATTGTGACCGGCGTGTTCATTATCGCCTTCTTGCTGCATGTCCGCTCCGCGATCGTGCCCATTCTCACCCTGCCGCTTGCGGTGCTGATCGCGTTCATTCCCATGTATCTACTGGAGATCGGCATCAACATCATGTCACTGGGCGGCATCATCGTCGCGATCGGCGACATGGTGGATGCCGCGATCGTGATGGTGGATAACGCACACAAGCGTTTAGAGGACTGGGAGCGAGACGGACGCAAGGGCGAGCGGCTCCAGGTCCTGATTGATTCGGCCAAGGAAGTGGGACCGCCGATTTTTGCCTCCGTCCTCGTCATTGCCATTTCGTTCATCCCGATCTTTGCCCTCGAAGCCCAGGAAGGGCGCATGTTCAAGCCCCTGGCCTGGACGAATAATCTCGCGATCGCCATGTGCGCGGTGCTGGCCATTACCCTGGTGCCCGCCTGCCTGCCGACCTTCATTCGTGGAAAGATCTTTCCGGAACAGAAGCACCCGGTGAGCAGGAGCCTCCAGCGCCTCTATGCGCCGCTGTTGCGATGGACACTGGTGCATCGCGGAACCGTGGTGGCCCTCGCCATCGGACTCCTGCTGAGTATCGTCCCGGTCTATCAGCGTATGGGCTCCGAGTTCATGCCGCCTCTGTACGAAGGTACGATCCTCTATATGCCCACGACGCTGCCAGGGCTCTCGGTCACGGAGGCCAGTCGGCTGCTCCAGATGATGGACCAGAAGCTTCGTTCGTTCCCCGAGGTCGAGCATGTCTTCGGCAAAGCGGGACGGGCGGAGACCTCCACCGACCCGGCGCCCTTCAGCATGATGGAAGTGGTCGTCGAGCTGAAATCGAAGGAGCAGTGGCGACCAGGGGTGAGCTATGAGGGACTCGTGGATGAGATGGACCGGGCACTTCAAATTCCGGGAGTGACGAATGCCTGGACCATGCCAATCAAGGCGCGGATCGACATGTTGACCACCGGCGTCCGTACGCCGGTGGGGATCAAAATCTTCGGTCCCGACCTCAAACAGATCGAACAGATCGGCGAACATCTAGAGATGGTGCTCAAAGAGGTCCCAGGCACACGCAGTGTGTATGCAGAGCGGGTGTCCGGCGGCTACTTCCTCGATTTCGATATCAACCGTGACGAGATCGCGCGCTATGGGCTGAAGCTGATGGATGTCGGCAAGATCATCGAAACGGCCATCGGGGGTGAAAATATCGCCACCACGATCGAGGGCCGTGAGCGCTATCCCATCAACGTCCGTTATCTCCGTGAGTTGCGGGATGATCCTGAAAAGCTGAAGCGCGTGCTCGTGGATACGCCGACCGGTGCGCAAGTGCCGCTCGCGCAACTCGCGACGCTCCAATTCCTCAAAGGCCCACCCATGGTCCGGGATGAAAACGGCATGTTGGCTGGCTACGTCTTTCTCGACATGACGGGGCGTGATGTCGGCGGATATGTGGAGGATCTCAAACGGGTTGTGGCGGCAAAAGTCGAACTGCCGCCGGGTTATACGATTGCCTGGTCCGGCCAATATGAGTTCATGGAGCGGGCGAAAGCTCGGTTGAAGTTCGTCGTGCCGTTGACGCTCATCATCATCTTCGTCATCTTCTATTTCACGTTCCAATCGGTAGCAGAAACCTGCATGGTGATGGTGGGGGTGCCGCTCTCGCTGGTGGGCGCCGTTTGGTACCTGTCGATTCTGGGCTACAACATGAGCATTGCGGTGTGGGTGGGACTCATCACGGTCGTGGGCACGGCCGCGGAGACCAGCGCCGTGATGTTGGCCTATCTCGACGAGGCCTGTAAGCGGCGAAAAGAGGCCGGGGGACTCCGAACACTTCACGACCTCATCGAGACCGTCCATCGTGGGGCGGTGGAACGCATACGACCCATGGCCATGATCGGCCTAGTCGATGTGATTGGGCTCTTCCCAGTGATGTGGGCCACCGGCACTGGCGCCGATGTGATGAAACGAATTGCGGCTCCACAAGTCGGCGGGGTGTTCTCCGCCATGATCCTCACGCTGTTTGTCATTCCGCCCGTCTATGTCATGTGGCGGTGGTGGAAGGAACGGACAGTGACTCAGATGAGTGATGCGGCATTACCAAGAACGGAGGAGAAGGAAATGACAGGAAGAGGAGTGATCACGGTCGTGGTGCTGGTAGGAGCGATGGTGGGTCTTGGGTGTCAGGCGACACCGAAGCAGACGGTCTTGGCTGCGCCAGCCGGCACGAATGCCGCTGCGACGCGTCACAATGACGAAGGGCTCCAGGCTTATCAACAGCAACAGTGGGAGAGTGCGAAACAACATTTCGACGCGGCGATCGCCGCGTCTCCGGAGTTCGCCGAAGCCCATTACAACTTAGGCATGACCTTATATCGACTGAAGGCGATGCAAGAGGGTGACGCGCATTTCATCAAGGCAGCGAATCTAGCGCCGGGGAACAAAGTAATTTGGGATGCGCCGCCTCTCAGAGGCGTGAAGGTTCCGGACAAGGAAGTTCCGGGAATGTCGTCGGATGGACATATGCACAGCCACTAG